In Carassius gibelio isolate Cgi1373 ecotype wild population from Czech Republic chromosome B4, carGib1.2-hapl.c, whole genome shotgun sequence, one DNA window encodes the following:
- the mest gene encoding mesoderm-specific transcript homolog protein produces MSLNGTYFSPTAKTTDTRCDKAQEPRMTHDSPRNEGECGSVRRVSREWWLHVALLCIPLLAVYLHIPPPQLSPALITWHSSGHFFTFRGNNVFYKESVGVVGSSDVLLLLHGFPTSSCDWYKVWDSLTQRFNRVIALDFLGFGFSDKPRPHRYSIFEQANVVEALVAHLGLSEQRINILSHDYGDTVALELLYRSDHNRSGHITINSLCLSNGGIFPETHYPRFVQKVLKDSGFISPVLTRLINFQFFSRGIRDVFGPYTQPTETELWDMWTGIRFNDGNLVMDSILQYINQRLKHRERWVGALTSTSTPLHMIYGPLDPVNPHPEFIQLYQKLVRRSTVSVLDEHVSHYPQLEDPTGFFNAYLSFINSF; encoded by the exons ATGTCACTCAACGGCACATATTTCAGCCCAACCGCGAAAACAACCGACACACGCTGTGATAAAGCGCAGGAACCGAGAATGACACACGACTCACCT CGGAATGAAGGCGAGTGCGGATCGGTCCGTCGTGTCAGCAGGGAGTGGTGGCTTCACGTGGCTCTGTTGTGCATCCCTCTGCTCGCCGTGTATCTGCATATCCCTCCGCCACAGCTCTCACCTGCGCTCATCACCTGGCACTCTTCCGGTCACTTCTTCACATTCAGAGGCAATAACGTCTTCTATAAAG AGTCAGTTGGTGTCGTGGGAAGCTCTGATGTCCTCTTGCTGCTTCATGGATTTCCTACTTCAAGCTGTGATTGGTATAAG GTCTGGGATTCTCTGACTCAACGCTTTAACAGAGTCATCGCCCTCGACTTCCTTGGCTTCGGTTTTTCAGACAAACCG CGACCGCACCGTTACTCCATCTTCGAGCAGGCCAATGTGGTGGAGGCCCTGGTTGCTCATTTGGGTCTGTCGGAGCAGAGGATCAACATCCTGTCACATGACTATGGAGACACTGTAGCTCTCGAGTTACTGTACAG GAGTGACCATAACAGAAGCGGACACATCACAATAAACAGCCTCTGCCTCTCAAATGGAG gaATATTCCCAGAGACTCATTATCCAAGATTTGTTCAGAAA GTGCTGAAGGACTCTGGTTTCATTTCACCTGTACTTACCCGCCTAATAAACTTCCAGTTTTTCTCTAGAGG AATAAGAGATGTGTTTGGACCATACACCCAGCCAACAGAAACCGAGTTGTGGGACATGTGGACAGGAATTCGCTTTAACGATGGAAATCTGGTCATGGACAG TATCCTGCAGTACATTAACCAGAGGCTGAAACACCGAGAGAGATGGGTCGGGGCTCTAACCTCCACTTCAACACCAT tgCACATGATTTATGGACCACTAGATCCAGTTAATCCACATCCTGAGTTCATCCAGCTCTACCA GAAACTAGTGCGGAGATCCACAGTATCGGTTCTAGATGAGCATGTGAGTCACTATCCACAGCTGGAGGATCCCACAGGCTTCTTTAATGCCTACCTCAGCTTTATCAACTCATTCTGA